AATGCTCCTCTCTGAGCATTCGCAGTTGCCGGTTCAACTCCACCAGCTCCAGTACCAGCCCTGGCGCGTGGCCGCGCTCGGAGATCGGGGTGACGGTGCAGCTCGCGACCAGGTCGCAATTGCCCGGTAAATTGATGCTGATCTCCCGCTCTGTATACGCACCGCCTGTGTGCGCGGCTTTGCGTAGCCCCTCAATCAGATGATCGGCGTGCGGCAGCAGTTTGCCCAGGCACATGCCGTGCGCACGGTCAGCGCTGGTGTCCAGCAGTGTTTCGGCGGCAGGGTTAAGATAGTGTACGCGGAGCTCCAGATCGGTCATCAGCACGGCCGTCGTGAGATTTTCCAGTGCAGTGACGGCCTCCGCGTGCTTCATGGGCTATCGTCCAGCAAAAACCAGACCAGTAAAACGGGGCGGCACAGGAAAGTTTATCGACATAAATTAATTTGGTAATCAGTAGCATAGGGAGACCACGAACTACGTGACTCGTCAATTTAAGGCGCCTTCTGAAGCAGCCGCACCAAAACGATGCGAAGAATAGAATGCTGCAGGTCATGGGGCAGTGCAACGGCTCACTGGTTTTGCGGGCAAGAGGCGGGGCGGTAACTTTAACCGCCGGCCATAAAAAACGCCCCATTCAAGGGGCGTTTTTTGCGATCGTTGCTCGAGGCGGAAATTTTACATGCTGTAGTACATGTCGAATTCAATCGGATGCGTGGTCATGCGCAGCCGGGTTACTTCCTCCATTTTGAGTTCGATATAAGCATCGATCAGGTCGTCCGTAAACACCCCCCCCGTGGTAAGAAACTCGCGATCCTCGTCCAGCGCGGTCAATGCCTGATCCAGTGCGTAGCAAACCGTCGGCACTTTTTTCCCTTCCTCCGGCGGCAGGTCGTAAAGATTCTTGTCCAGCGGTTCGCCGGGGTGAATCTTGTTCTGGATACCGTCAAGTCCGGCCAGCATCATGGATGCAAAGGTAAAATAGGGATTTCCGGACGCATCGGGGAAGCGCACCTCTAGGCGCCTGGCCTTGGGGCTGGACACATGCGGTATGCGAATCGACGCGGAACGATTGCGCGCCGAATACGCCAGCATCGTCGGCGCCTCGAAGTGCGGTACCAGGCGTTTGTAGCTGTTGGTGCTGGCATTGGTGAAGGCATTCAGAGCGCGCGCGTGCTTGATGACGCCACCGATATAAAAAAGCGCCAGCTCGGAGAGACCGGCGTATTCGTCGCCCGCGAACTGATTTTCGCCATTCTTGCTGAGCGACTGATGGACGTGCATGCCGCTGCCGTTGTCGCCCACCAGCGGCTTAGGCATGAAGGTGACGGTTTTGCCGTGATTGTGCGCCACGTTCTGGATCACATACTTCATGGCCTGCATATCGTCGGCGCGTTTGACCAGGGTGTTGAAGCGGGTACCGATCTCGCACTGGCCGGCGGTGGCGACCTCGTGATGGTGTACTTCTGTCTCGATTCCGATCTCGTCCAGCACCAGGCACATGGCGGAGCGGAGGTCTTGCAGGGAATCGACCGGCGGCACCGGAAAGTAACCGCCCTTGACCGTCGGCCGGTGTCCGGGATTGCCGCCGTCGAACATTTTATCCGAGTTCCACGATGACTCGTCGGCG
Above is a genomic segment from Gammaproteobacteria bacterium containing:
- the glnA gene encoding glutamate--ammonia ligase; its protein translation is MSASEVIKMIKDKGVKYVDLRFTDTKGKEQHVSVPARAMDEDAFEDGKMFDGSSIAGWKGINDSDMILMPDADSVFMDPFFSDPTAVLRCDVIEPSTMQGYERDPRTVAKRAEEYMRSTGIADTAYFGPEPEFFVFDDVRWSASINRAFYEIDADESSWNSDKMFDGGNPGHRPTVKGGYFPVPPVDSLQDLRSAMCLVLDEIGIETEVHHHEVATAGQCEIGTRFNTLVKRADDMQAMKYVIQNVAHNHGKTVTFMPKPLVGDNGSGMHVHQSLSKNGENQFAGDEYAGLSELALFYIGGVIKHARALNAFTNASTNSYKRLVPHFEAPTMLAYSARNRSASIRIPHVSSPKARRLEVRFPDASGNPYFTFASMMLAGLDGIQNKIHPGEPLDKNLYDLPPEEGKKVPTVCYALDQALTALDEDREFLTTGGVFTDDLIDAYIELKMEEVTRLRMTTHPIEFDMYYSM